In Colletotrichum higginsianum IMI 349063 chromosome 1, whole genome shotgun sequence, the DNA window ACGAAGGCCCCGACGTGTCCGCGCTCGTCCGCGACCGCCGCGCCCTCTCCGCCCGCTTCGGCATGctccccggcgccgccgcgtccaTCGAGCTCATCTTCCTCCACGGCGCCATCTCAAACACCTTCCCGGCCTTATACTGGCTCTTCGCGCACGTCTTCAGCCGCCCGGAActcctcgaccgcctccgcGAGGAAGCGCGGGCCCTGAtcgtcgaagaggaggagagagagaaggaggaaaaggaagaggacacgggcggcagcagcagcagccgcggcgacgagaggAAGCGCGTGGTGACGCTCCACATCGACAGGATCGAGGAGCGCTGCCCGCTCCTCATGTCCTGCTTCCGCGAGACGCACCGCCTGCACGCGGCCGGGGTGCTCGTCCGCAAGGTCATGTCCGACACGACCATCTCGGACGACGGGGGAACGGCGTACGTCCTGCGCAAAGACGCGCAGGTGCAGGCGCTGCAGACGGTGATGCAGACGAGCCCGCGGATCtggggcggcgacgcggccgagTTCGTCGGCGACAGGTTCCtgaaggcggcggaggccaagggggaggccgtcgccggcttcgcgCCGCGGGGGTTCCTCGCGTTCGGCGGCGGGAAGCACATCTGGTAAGTTTCTTTGGGGGATTCGCTCCTCTCGTCACTGGTTCCGTGTCGACACCCCTTttatcccccccctcctctgAAACAGAGAAGACGAAAGAAAAACAAGAAAGGCTGACATGATAACGTCTCAGTCCCGGGCGGTTCTTCGCCAGCGGTGAGCTGTTGGGGTCCGTAGCACTGCTGGTATCGGGATTCGACTTCACGGACGCGGACGGCAACGTACTCGCCGTCCCCGAGGCGGGGGCGGTTCCGCTGACGGCGTCGTTCGGGAAGCCGGTGCCTGGAAGCGATCTCCGGGGACAGATACGGAGGCGGCCCGGGTGGGAGGACGTCCATTGGGAGGTTGCTGCGTAGCAGATGGGAACCAGATTACTTCGCTCTGTCGACTTATCATCCTCTAACTTGTTatgggagagagaaagaaaaaaaaggaaaaaagtTGAGCAATTCAAGCTGTAATAGAACAGAATGGGTATCTCATGCGAAAAAAAAATTGACCCTCAAACCGCCCTCTCTGATCTCACATCACCTCGCGCCTCATCCCCACCTACTTCTAcgacttcgtcctcgtcctcatcctcctcctcttcctcatccctCGCCATCCTTCTAAGCTTCTTCCTCACGGCCGggtccttctcgagctcctgcCACAGCTCCAACCGCCACTCGTCCGCGCAgacgtcgtcctccttgCGGATCCACGGCCACCGCCATAGCCCGGCCAGGATCATGGACCTCTGCAAGGTGCGGAAGACGGTCTCCatgaggatgaagacggtGGTCATGACGACGAGCGTCAGCCACCACACCCAGTCCGCGCCGAACGTCTTGGAGAAGCCGTCTCGGACCGcgtacggcgacggggcGCGGGCGTAGATGGACGACAGGAAGCCGTTCCACGCCCACCACCCCGAGAAGGTGATGAAGAAGCACGCCATCACGATGGCCGACTTGTGGTGGGTTTCGAGGATGCTGCGGTACACAGTTAGCAAATGGGAAAACTTGGGTCGGAAAAGAAGTTGAGCTACGGCCGTTCCGTCACTTACAAGCACTTGTAGTTGATCCAGACGACGCCCAGAGTGAAGGCGAGATCGCCGACGGCAAAGAGGCCCTGGTCGCTCGAGTGCGCGAACCACACGTATCCGGCCCAGACGCCCCAGTACGCCAGCACGCCCTggcacgccgccgagaacatCCACGCCGCGTACTTGACCAGGTTCAGCCCCATGTTCCGCTGGCCGTAGACGTACAGCTCCGGGACCGCAAGCAGGGTGTCGGCGCTGAGGTCCTGCTCCCAGATGCCCatgcagatgacgcagagGCTGGTGAACAGGGTGTTGAAGACGGTCAGGCTGGCCATCTCGTACAGCGAGGTCCCCGTGTACCCGTTGTAGCGCTGGTACATGGCGGTGGGCAGGTAGAAGAACATCTCCTTCCAGAACGTGCAGAGGATGAACTTGGCGGTCCGGACATAATTCCACCGGCCATGCACCAGGAGCAGGCGCTGGAGGTACCGGAACTGGGCGATGGCGTAGTCGGCCACTCGAGCGGCCTGGAGCCCTTCCTTTCCCgagatgccgacgccgacgtggCTGGCGGAGATCATGGCCAGGTcgttggcgccgtcgccgatggcAAGGGTCAATCCGTGGCCCATACGGCTTCCTGACTTGCGGAGCTGGGATCGGACGGTCTTGACCATAAGCGCCTTTTGcgcgggcgaggcgcggCAGCAGATGACCGAGTCAACAAAGGGCACGACCGCGTAGAACTGGGCCGTCAAGTCGGGGGACCTCTCTATAGAAGCCAGGGAGTgtccgtcgacgacgacgacgctgtgGACCGAGCCGGAGTGCAGGTCCTCCGACAGCGCAACCAACTGGCCGTGGAGGTCCCCCTTGGTGACGTCGAGAGTGAACAGGTCAGAGACGGGCTGGCAGATACGGGCCGAATGGGCAATGTTGATGGCCGTCTCGCGCTTGTCGCCCGTCAACATCCAgatcttgatgttggcgcgTCGGAGCTTGTCGACCGTCTCGGGCACGCCTTGCTGCAGTTTGTCCTCGATGGCAGACGCGCCGACAAGGGTCAGGGACTGCTCCAAGGTCTCTGCCGCAGCTTCAATCTTTTCCTGGCGGTCCGTCAAGCTCGTGGCGGCTTCGTCAAAGTTCTTCTTCCACGCGCGATAGTCCTGTTCGGAGATGAACTTCTGGGCAAAGAGGAGCGTGCGCAGGCCTTCGGTGGCGAAGTCGTCGAGGTGCTTGAAGCATCGAGtgaagacggccgagtcgTCTGCGATGGCGGGatcgtcgaggaaggcgaacTTCTCGGGGGTATGATGCGCGAGTGTGGTGGGAGAGGCCGGAGGTGACTCGAACGACGCAGTGCGGATGTTGATCGAGGGACGGAGAAGGTCGCCCGACTTGCCCATCTTGTTGCTCGCCTCAAAAGACTGGCTGCGGTCTGCCGCCTGAGGTCTCGTACTCGGCCCCGGAGCGTGACGGGTGATCCCGATGCTTCGTCGCAGCGACAGGCTCGCGCGGCCGCCGGTGCTGATCCTCGGCTCCTGTTGCTCGCTCTTCCGCAAGAGTTCGTGTTCCAGGTCCGCGCTCCTGCGAACATCCTGGGCCTTTTGCAAGGCCAGGTTGGCCATCTTGAGCCTGGGGAGGATGACCGAGTCGGCGCCTTTGCAGATGATGCAGATTCGTCCGTCCGGGTAGCGTACGACGATGGACATCCTCTTTCGGTGGCTGCTGAACTCGATGACGTCCAGGATGTCGAAAGTCATGTCCTTTCCGTTCCCACCGGCGTCCGAGGCGTGTCGTAGTGTGATGTTGGATGATGTCCGGGAAACGACAGTGTAGCCGAGCTCCTGTGCTGCTCGGACGATGGCCAACTCGTCCGGGGACGAGGACTGGTACtccacctcgccgtcgcggatTTCCGGAAGACAGGTGTGGCAGAGGGCCATGGCGAGGATGTAGTCCTTGGCTCTCCTGGCGAACAGCGAATGGGGTCTCAGGGCAATGAACTCGAGAAGCTCCTTTGTCGTCACATCCGGTTGCACATGATCCGGACGGCCCGTAGATCGCCACTGAGAGGAGGACCGTCGCGCAGACGGGGCGCGAGAGTGGGCCATGGAGGGCCTTCCCAGGGACGTCGGAGACTGGACGTAATCATCGACCAAGGCGTCCGCTCGGATGTACTGGGTCGAGATGCGAGGGCCTCCTCCTTTGTCCTCGGAAATGGTGTCGACTGAGctgtcctcggcgccctcggcctcgaggtcgacatcGGGCTGGTGAAGCCACGCCGTGCCCGCGATGCTCAACTTGCGGAACTTCATGACGTTCTCGGTCAGCGTGCCCGTCTTGTCGGTGAAGATGTAGCCCACTTGGCCCAGGTTCTCGAGGATCGTGTTCGTGTTGCACCGCGCAGGCGTATTCGTCTCGGCGTGGTACATCTCAACGTCGGAGTTGAGCATGAGCAGCTGGCCGAccttgacgatctcgagACTGACGTAGAGCGCCAGCGGGATGACGTTGTTGAACTGGATGATGAAGCCGATGATGATTTCGTGGAACTTGACCTGGGCTCCCTGGAGATACCACGTTCTTCGCTCCTGCGACCTCTGCCACATGATGTATCCCATGGAGCAGCCAACCGATAAGATGATGACATAGATGGCGAGGGTCGCGACGATCTTGTTGGCCACGGTCTCGAGTGCAGG includes these proteins:
- a CDS encoding Phospholipid-translocating ATPase; its protein translation is MLNGKAYIITDPDLAQSAIRNRALSFDPHLRDFVQGMTGPGVDAATMATWDDPAFFGPWVKIIYGAMAGRPLLALNVSAVGRVAATLNVVGGGATDVEDLYRWTRGVFTLASTDSLYGRENPLRADGRLVDAYWDYEADVSKLMLKLFPSLLAPRGHRGRDLLERAFESFFAANRHEGPDVSALVRDRRALSARFGMLPGAAASIELIFLHGAISNTFPALYWLFAHVFSRPELLDRLREEARALIVEEEEREKEEKEEDTGGSSSSRGDERKRVVTLHIDRIEERCPLLMSCFRETHRLHAAGVLVRKVMSDTTISDDGGTAYVLRKDAQVQALQTVMQTSPRIWGGDAAEFVGDRFLKAAEAKGEAVAGFAPRGFLAFGGGKHICPGRFFASGELLGSVALLVSGFDFTDADGNVLAVPEAGAVPLTASFGKPVPGSDLRGQIRRRPGWEDVHWEVAA
- a CDS encoding Phospholipid-transporting ATPase, with product MNEKTTPDAPPPGEAPPGIDEKSGASTRHDALTWCKSIFYEVVLGRKTLPPSQYGRRIPLRLDQDAPLADERRGGHPYVSNTIRTSRYTIYDFIPKQLFFQFSRIGNFYFLCVGVPQTILPLLFFVLVTIAKEGYDDFKRHRLDKVENAELARVLKHARHRVTSGDGWQSKLRGFLTRNPTALETCSTDAPWTTTRWCDIEVGDLIKLSRDDPLPADVVLLHADGENGLAYIETMALDGETNLKSKQVSAALKGYDTLEKIMASDADFVVEDPNPDLYKFDGKITVDGKSLPLTSAEVIYRGSILRNTASAIGIVINTGEECKIRMNANQHPKAKKPALETVANKIVATLAIYVIILSVGCSMGYIMWQRSQERRTWYLQGAQVKFHEIIIGFIIQFNNVIPLALYVSLEIVKVGQLLMLNSDVEMYHAETNTPARCNTNTILENLGQVGYIFTDKTGTLTENVMKFRKLSIAGTAWLHQPDVDLEAEGAEDSSVDTISEDKGGGPRISTQYIRADALVDDYVQSPTSLGRPSMAHSRAPSARRSSSQWRSTGRPDHVQPDVTTKELLEFIALRPHSLFARRAKDYILAMALCHTCLPEIRDGEVEYQSSSPDELAIVRAAQELGYTVVSRTSSNITLRHASDAGGNGKDMTFDILDVIEFSSHRKRMSIVVRYPDGRICIICKGADSVILPRLKMANLALQKAQDVRRSADLEHELLRKSEQQEPRISTGGRASLSLRRSIGITRHAPGPSTRPQAADRSQSFEASNKMGKSGDLLRPSINIRTASFESPPASPTTLAHHTPEKFAFLDDPAIADDSAVFTRCFKHLDDFATEGLRTLLFAQKFISEQDYRAWKKNFDEAATSLTDRQEKIEAAAETLEQSLTLVGASAIEDKLQQGVPETVDKLRRANIKIWMLTGDKRETAINIAHSARICQPVSDLFTLDVTKGDLHGQLVALSEDLHSGSVHSVVVVDGHSLASIERSPDLTAQFYAVVPFVDSVICCRASPAQKALMVKTVRSQLRKSGSRMGHGLTLAIGDGANDLAMISASHVGVGISGKEGLQAARVADYAIAQFRYLQRLLLVHGRWNYVRTAKFILCTFWKEMFFYLPTAMYQRYNGYTGTSLYEMASLTVFNTLFTSLCVICMGIWEQDLSADTLLAVPELYVYGQRNMGLNLVKYAAWMFSAACQGVLAYWGVWAGYVWFAHSSDQGLFAVGDLAFTLGVVWINYKCFILETHHKSAIVMACFFITFSGWWAWNGFLSSIYARAPSPYAVRDGFSKTFGADWVWWLTLVVMTTVFILMETVFRTLQRSMILAGLWRWPWIRKEDDVCADEWRLELWQELEKDPAVRKKLRRMARDEEEEEDEDEDEVVEVGGDEARGDVRSERAV